In a genomic window of Brettanomyces nanus chromosome 1, complete sequence:
- a CDS encoding uncharacterized protein (BUSCO:EOG09343H57), producing RTNLYIAYRRTFPHHEHAPFERGSEEEQGLIGVKPYRDDDNDHSEPIEMAQLPLSMVKLEQELEAMLDGIVNDINELGKLYRKNMLPGFNDTSEDEAKINDLSMKITKKFQFMYTEIKKLDDSKLQFGRKSETLLVENLKKKSAIRTQELSTSFRKLQNNYIRYLREDEFEVATPNVENKGFDESQIFANNGNPGEEDEGSAIEKYSREAMQSSSKQLLKQVDQSQSRLSDEYLEQREREIYKIAQGVVEISTIFKELETMVIDQGTILDRVDYNLSKTVEDVKKADKQMKRAEGYQKATTKCKVVLFLVLVILFMLLLLMVKPRRVDHYNHDTDKGGDSNPSAYTPDRTPENTSPDVGNLI from the coding sequence ACAGAACCAACCTTTATATTGCGTACAGAAGAACATTTCCACACCATGAACACGCCCCGTTTGAGAGAGGATCCGAGGAAGAACAAGGGTTAATTGGGGTAAAGCCCTATAGAGACGACGACAATGACCATAGCGAACCCATAGAAATGGCACAATTGCCACTCAGTATGGTGAAACTCGAACAAGAATTGGAGGCAATGCTTGACGGAATAGTCAATGATATCAACGAGTTGGGAAAACTCTACAGAAAGAACATGCTACCAGGATTCAACGACACTAGTGAAGACGAAGCTAAGATCAACGATTTGAGTATGAAGATCACTAAGAAATTTCAGTTTATGTACACGGAGATAAAGAAACTTGACGACAGTAAATTACAGTTTGGCAGAAAGTCAGAGACACTTTTGgtggagaacttgaagaagaaatcgGCAATTCGAACGCAGGAACTTTCGACTTCGTTCCGAAAGCTACAGAATAACTATATTCGATACTTACGAGAGGATGAGTTTGAGGTTGCCACTCCAAATGTTGAAAATAAGGGTTTCGATGAGTCGCAGATATTTGCAAATAATGGGAATCccggagaagaagatgaaggcTCTGCTATAGAGAAATATTCTCGTGAAGCTATGCAGAGTTCAAGTAAACAGCTTCTAAAGCAGGTGGACCAGTCACAGAGTAGGTTGAGTGATGAGTATCTTGAACAGAGAGAGCGGGAGATTTATAAGATAGCGCAGGGAGTGGTGGAGATCTCGACAATCTTTAAGGAGTTGGAGACGATGGTGATAGATCAAGGTACTATTCTTGACCGTGTCGATTATAATTTGAGTAAGACGGTAGAGGATGTGAAAAAGGCAGAcaagcagatgaagagggCTGAGGGTTATCAAAAGGCTACGACCAAATGCAAAGTGGTTTTGTTTTTGGTCTTGGTGATCTTATTCATGCTACTGTTACTCATGGTAAAGCCGAGAAGGGTCGATCATTACAACCATGATACAGATAAAGGAGGAGACAGTAATCCGTCGGCATATACACCTGACAGGACGCCAGAGAATACTTCGCCGGATGTGGGGAACTTAATATAA
- a CDS encoding uncharacterized protein (EggNog:ENOG41) yields the protein MKFSTNLVAVPFQVVTLAFLIIATITSPVVPSLSLANDGTYKYGTFGYCPVDATKRSQCSSVSTNYKPSSLYKSSNSDAPSWSMSSTIRDKLSQIMIVAPIAAGLTLIAVVLNFVGILSKNAALASAYWIITIFIAVIAFLASALVCIISFLLFYPHVQWACWLLIPATILNLISLVLIGFASKFLPAAYLRDEDNGDDANNDFGWGSADVSSFDEERKLELGDAPSNNFKVNTGSGFNVVSSPAMAPLSATPGLDSAATGAGIGAGTGVGAGMAKPNYAYPVPGSYPNSAAGDNLSFVPPQPYDTSRTRTMASSVGPSSIADDKNPSASQRDFTYMDENLASSTSVPKLSQTSYYTADDSTKANMAGSDQPGLKLPDVYLDDEEGEQTENSDIPVGNNDNRMDQGEIYNPDGDSGSSQSAFTSVSQRGVNPNYYRGAQQKVNLPEQQYPMSTPYYPSTLSPQPSQSFNGYQQLQTAPMAPMPPMHQYDTSNPYAAPQQPPIQRSRSDMILNNSPDLLLGSNMNKAGVRKYGITQMSQQRFAQSQPHVGNNFKRRQQQQQNFPTPSSLGDGPYGRI from the coding sequence ATGAAGTTTTCCACCAACTTGGTTGCCGTGCCATTCCAAGTGGTGACTCTTGCTTTCCTTATTATAGCAACTATTACTTCTCCTGTTGTGccctctctttctttggccaaTGATGGTACCTATAAGTATGGTACCTTTGGTTACTGTCCTGTCGATGCTACTAAACGGTCTCAATGTTCGAGTGTCTCCACAAATTACAAACCTTCCAGTCTTTACAAGTCTTCCAATTCGGATGCTCCTTCTTGGTCGATGAGTTCTACTATTAGAGACAAGCTCTCTCAAATTATGATAGTTGCTCCTATTGCTGCTGGCCTTACTCTTATTGCAGTCGTCCTAAATTTTGTTGGCATTCTTTCTAAAAATGCTGCTTTGGCCTCTGCTTATTGGATCATTACTATTTTTATAGCCGTGATCGCCTTTTTAGCCTCTGCTCTTGTCTGCATCATATCTTTCTTACTTTTCTACCCTCACGTTCAATGGGCTTGTTGGTTGCTTATTCCGGCTACAATTCTCAACCTCATATCCCTTGTTTTAATAGGTTTTGCTAGCAAGTTCCTTCCTGCCGCTTATCTACGTGATGAGGACAATGGCGATGATGCTAACAACGACTTTGGCTGGGGCTCTGCCGATGTTTCCTCCTTCGACgaggaaagaaagttgGAACTTGGTGACGCTCCTTCAAACAACTTTAAGGTGAATACGGGAAGTGGCTTCAATGTGGTTTCATCTCCCGCAATGGCACCTCTTTCCGCGACTCCAGGTCTAGATAGTGCCGCTACGGGTGCTGGCATTGGCGCGGGTACTGGTGTTGGCGCGGGTATGGCAAAACCAAACTACGCCTATCCTGTCCCTGGTAGCTATCCCAATTCTGCTGCAGGAGATAACCTCAGTTTTGTTCCTCCCCAACCTTACGATACGTCTCGAACTAGAACTATGGCTTCCTCTGTTGgtccttcttctattgCAGACGATAAAAACCCTTCTGCTTCCCAACGTGATTTCACTTATATGGACGAAAACCTAGCAAGCAGTACCAGTGTTCCAAAGTTGAGCCAAACGTCTTACTATACTGCAGATGACAGTACCAAAGCTAACATGGCAGGATCGGATCAACCGGGATTGAAGCTTCCAGATGTTTATCTTGACGACGAGGAGGGAGAACAAACAGAAAATAGTGACATACCTGTTGGTAACAACGATAATAGAATGGATCAGGGTGAGATTTATAACCCAGATGGAGACTCGGGAAGCAGCCAGTCTGCTTTTACGAGTGTGTCTCAACGGGGCGTCAACCCAAATTACTATAGAGGAGCTCAGCAGAAAGTCAATTTGCCTGAACAACAGTATCCAATGAGTACTCCCTACTATCCTTCAACGTTGTCTCCTCAACCTTCACAATCGTTCAACGGCTACCAACAATTGCAAACTGCACCAATGGCGCCAATGCCTCCAATGCACCAGTATGATACTTCAAACCCCTATGCGGCGCCACAACAGCCCCCAATTCAAAGATCTCGTTCCGATATGATTCTCAACAACAGTCCGGACCTTCTGCTGGGAAGTAACATGAACAAAGCTGGAGTGAGGAAGTACGGAATTACGCAGATGAGTCAGCAGCGGTTTGCACAATCTCAACCTCATGTGGGAAACAACTTTAAGAGACGccagcaacagcaacagaaCTTTCCTACTCCTTCGTCGCTGGGAGACGGTCCTTACGGTAGAATATAA